In Gammaproteobacteria bacterium (ex Lamellibrachia satsuma), a single genomic region encodes these proteins:
- the gltB gene encoding glutamate synthase large subunit: MSQGALPPKQGLYDPANEHDACGVGFVANIKGNKSHQIVRQGLEILDRLTHRGAVGADPKAGDGAGILLQIPDVFFRAQVDFDLPEAGGYAIGMLFLPQNEASRNECEETVEKLVTAEGQSVIGWRDVPVDNSGLGYSVVPTEPVVRQIFVSRGDNCADQDAFERKLFVIRKQIEKLIREAEMEGGESFYFTSFSSRTIVYKGMLLSGQVGEYFNDLNDETMVTALALVHQRFSTNTFPTWDLAHPFRMIAHNGEINTLRGNVNWMAARKSSMASEILGEDLDKIWPLIPEGQSDSACFDNALELLVAGGYSLSHAMMMLIPEAWSGNKVMDRKRRAFYEYHAALMEPWDGPAAVAFTDGRQIGATLDRNGLRPARYLITDDDLVVMASEMGVLDIPEEKIVKKWRLQPGKMFLIDTEEGRIIDDVELKANISGAQPYRDWLDKTQTHLDQLPTDVAPMAPDATRLLNGQQAFGYTQEEIKFLLIPMVMTGMEATGSMGTDLPPSVLSNKSKHLSSYFQQNFAQVTNPPIDPIREEIVMSLVSLIGPRPNLLGMADAGKNMRLEVPQPILTNGDLERIRHIEDNTGGAFRTKTLDMTYRITEGAEGMKGALAALCELAETKVREGYNILILSDRKVDTDRIAIPSLLATSAVHHHLIRKGLRTESGLVVETGAALEVHHFATLAGYGAEAINPYLAFDTIDAQLPDLPEPLTFSEGQSRYIKAIGKGLKKVMSKMGISTYQSYCGAQIFDAVGLHSSFLADYFTGTSTTIEGAGLAQIAEEAKRWHEAAYGGAEIYRKHLDVGGDYAYRIRGEAHNWSPDSIAKIQHAVRSNDWNTYEAFARQINEQNETLLTLRGLFEFKFADQEIPLDEVEPAKEIVKRFVTGAMSFGSISYEAHSTLAVAMNRIGGKSNTGEGGEESERFDPLPDGSPNPERSAIKQVASGRFGVTTEYLVNSDDIQIKMAQGAKPGEGGQLPGHKVNQQIARVRHSTPGVGLISPPPHHDIYSIEDLAQLIHDLKNVQPKSRISVKLVSEVGVGTVAAGVSKAHADHVTISGYDGGTGASPLTSIKHAGSPWEIGLAETHQTLVLNRLRSRIAVQADGGMRTGRDVVIAALLGADEVGFATAPLIAEGCIMMRKCHLNTCPVGVATQDPELRKRFTGKPEHVVNYFFFVAEEVRRLMARLGFRNFQEMIGQMDRLNMRSAIDHWKARGLDYSRLLTKPVAADGDEVYNNEAQDHGLDQAIDNVLIRQAAPALERGEAVKIEIDIHNYNRTFGTMLSGRLAEKHGFAGLPDDTVYIKVKGTAGQSFGAWVTKGVTIELSGEGNDYVGKGLSGGRLVIYPPSHSKIGKAEENIIVGNTVLYGAISGECYFNGVAGERFCVRNSGATAVVEGVGDHGCEYMTGGVVVCLGSTGRNFAAGMSGGIAYVLDEEGGFEDRCNMAQVELEPIPAEDDALEELEHQGGDLETQGRVDVSHDMTRFDATRLRQLIENHLHYTNSAMAKKILDSWENFLPKFVKVMPVEYRRALKEMQAQQIREAGSKGER; this comes from the coding sequence ATGAGCCAAGGTGCTTTACCACCGAAGCAGGGACTCTATGATCCCGCTAACGAACATGATGCCTGTGGTGTCGGCTTTGTCGCCAACATCAAAGGTAATAAAAGTCATCAAATTGTCCGGCAGGGTCTGGAGATTCTGGATCGCCTGACCCATCGTGGTGCGGTCGGCGCAGATCCGAAGGCGGGTGACGGCGCAGGTATCCTGCTGCAGATCCCCGATGTCTTTTTCCGCGCCCAGGTCGATTTTGATCTGCCCGAGGCGGGGGGTTATGCCATTGGTATGCTTTTTCTTCCGCAGAACGAGGCGAGCCGGAACGAGTGCGAGGAGACCGTCGAAAAACTGGTCACTGCCGAGGGTCAGTCGGTAATCGGTTGGCGCGACGTGCCTGTGGACAACAGTGGCCTGGGTTACAGCGTTGTGCCCACCGAGCCGGTCGTACGGCAGATATTCGTCAGTCGTGGCGATAACTGCGCCGATCAGGATGCCTTTGAGCGCAAGCTTTTCGTCATCCGCAAACAGATCGAGAAGCTGATTCGCGAAGCAGAGATGGAGGGTGGCGAATCCTTCTATTTTACCTCTTTCTCATCCCGTACCATCGTCTACAAAGGCATGCTGCTCTCGGGGCAGGTGGGTGAGTATTTTAACGATCTCAATGACGAGACAATGGTCACAGCCCTGGCGCTGGTGCATCAGCGTTTCTCCACCAACACCTTCCCCACCTGGGATCTGGCGCATCCGTTTCGCATGATCGCTCACAACGGGGAGATCAACACCCTGCGTGGCAACGTGAATTGGATGGCCGCGCGCAAGAGTTCCATGGCTTCGGAGATTCTGGGTGAAGATCTGGATAAGATCTGGCCGTTGATTCCTGAAGGGCAGTCCGATTCGGCCTGTTTCGATAATGCGCTGGAGCTGCTGGTGGCCGGTGGCTACTCCCTCTCCCACGCGATGATGATGCTGATTCCAGAGGCCTGGTCCGGCAACAAAGTGATGGACCGGAAGCGCCGTGCTTTCTATGAGTACCATGCCGCGCTGATGGAGCCCTGGGACGGTCCGGCTGCGGTCGCCTTTACCGATGGCCGCCAGATAGGCGCCACCCTGGATCGCAATGGCCTGCGCCCCGCCCGCTATCTGATCACCGATGATGATCTGGTGGTGATGGCGTCCGAGATGGGTGTGCTCGATATTCCGGAAGAGAAGATCGTCAAAAAATGGCGGCTGCAGCCGGGTAAGATGTTCCTCATCGATACCGAAGAGGGCCGCATCATCGATGACGTTGAGCTGAAGGCCAATATCTCCGGCGCCCAGCCCTATCGGGACTGGCTCGACAAGACCCAGACTCACCTGGATCAGCTGCCTACCGACGTGGCGCCGATGGCGCCGGATGCGACTAGGCTGCTGAATGGTCAGCAGGCGTTCGGTTATACCCAGGAAGAGATCAAGTTTCTCCTGATTCCGATGGTCATGACCGGCATGGAGGCGACTGGCTCCATGGGCACCGACCTGCCTCCGTCCGTGCTCTCCAACAAGTCGAAGCACCTCTCCAGCTATTTTCAGCAGAACTTTGCCCAGGTGACCAATCCGCCGATCGACCCGATCCGCGAAGAGATCGTCATGTCCCTGGTCTCCCTGATCGGCCCCCGTCCCAACCTGCTGGGAATGGCGGATGCGGGTAAGAACATGCGCCTGGAGGTGCCGCAGCCGATCCTCACCAACGGTGACCTGGAACGAATCAGGCACATCGAGGATAATACCGGAGGTGCGTTCCGCACCAAGACCCTGGATATGACCTACAGGATCACCGAAGGTGCGGAAGGGATGAAAGGGGCACTGGCCGCACTCTGCGAACTGGCCGAGACCAAGGTTCGGGAGGGCTATAATATCCTGATCCTCTCCGATCGCAAGGTCGATACGGATCGCATAGCGATCCCTTCACTGCTGGCGACCTCCGCAGTGCACCATCATCTGATCCGCAAAGGCTTGCGCACAGAGTCGGGCCTGGTGGTCGAGACCGGCGCCGCGCTGGAGGTCCACCACTTTGCCACCCTTGCGGGATACGGTGCAGAGGCGATCAATCCCTATCTGGCTTTCGACACTATCGATGCACAGCTACCCGATTTGCCTGAACCGTTGACGTTCAGCGAAGGCCAGAGCCGTTACATCAAGGCGATCGGCAAGGGTCTGAAGAAGGTGATGTCGAAGATGGGCATCTCAACCTATCAATCCTATTGTGGCGCGCAGATATTCGATGCCGTTGGTCTGCACAGCAGTTTTCTGGCGGACTATTTTACCGGCACCAGTACTACCATCGAGGGTGCCGGGCTGGCGCAGATCGCCGAAGAGGCAAAGCGTTGGCACGAGGCGGCCTACGGTGGCGCCGAGATCTATCGCAAGCATCTGGATGTGGGTGGCGACTACGCCTACCGTATCCGCGGCGAGGCGCATAACTGGTCCCCTGACAGCATCGCCAAGATTCAGCATGCGGTGCGCAGTAACGACTGGAATACCTACGAAGCGTTTGCCCGGCAGATCAACGAGCAGAATGAGACATTGCTGACCCTGCGTGGCCTCTTCGAGTTCAAGTTTGCCGATCAGGAGATCCCGCTGGACGAAGTGGAACCGGCAAAGGAGATCGTCAAGCGCTTTGTTACCGGTGCCATGTCCTTTGGTTCCATCTCCTATGAGGCGCATTCGACGCTGGCCGTCGCAATGAACCGCATCGGCGGCAAGTCCAATACCGGCGAAGGTGGTGAGGAGTCCGAGCGCTTCGACCCGCTGCCGGACGGATCCCCAAATCCCGAACGCTCTGCCATCAAGCAGGTTGCCTCCGGACGTTTTGGTGTGACCACCGAGTATCTGGTCAACTCCGATGACATCCAGATCAAGATGGCCCAGGGCGCGAAACCCGGCGAGGGTGGTCAGTTGCCAGGCCACAAGGTTAACCAGCAGATAGCCCGGGTGCGCCACTCAACCCCCGGTGTTGGTTTGATCTCGCCGCCGCCGCACCACGACATCTACTCCATCGAGGATCTGGCTCAGTTGATCCACGATCTGAAGAACGTACAGCCGAAATCCCGTATCAGCGTGAAACTGGTCTCCGAGGTGGGTGTGGGTACGGTTGCCGCGGGCGTCTCCAAGGCCCATGCCGACCACGTCACCATCTCCGGTTACGACGGCGGCACCGGCGCATCGCCTCTGACCTCTATCAAACACGCGGGTTCACCCTGGGAGATTGGTCTTGCCGAGACCCACCAGACCCTGGTGCTGAACCGTCTGCGCAGCCGTATCGCGGTGCAGGCCGATGGTGGTATGCGTACCGGACGCGACGTGGTGATTGCCGCGCTGCTGGGGGCCGATGAGGTCGGTTTTGCGACTGCTCCCCTGATCGCCGAAGGCTGCATCATGATGCGCAAGTGCCATCTCAACACCTGCCCCGTGGGCGTTGCAACACAGGATCCCGAGCTGCGCAAGCGCTTTACCGGAAAACCCGAACATGTGGTGAACTACTTCTTCTTCGTAGCGGAAGAGGTTCGCCGCCTGATGGCCAGGCTCGGTTTTCGCAATTTCCAGGAGATGATCGGCCAGATGGACCGCCTCAACATGCGTAGCGCCATCGACCACTGGAAGGCACGGGGTCTCGATTACAGTCGATTGCTGACCAAGCCGGTTGCTGCCGATGGTGATGAGGTCTACAACAACGAGGCTCAGGACCACGGTCTTGATCAGGCGATCGATAATGTGTTGATCAGGCAGGCGGCACCGGCCCTGGAAAGGGGCGAGGCGGTGAAGATCGAGATCGATATACACAACTACAACCGCACCTTCGGCACGATGCTCTCGGGTCGTTTAGCCGAGAAGCATGGTTTTGCCGGACTACCGGACGACACTGTTTACATCAAGGTAAAAGGTACAGCAGGCCAATCCTTTGGTGCCTGGGTCACCAAGGGTGTCACGATTGAGCTGTCCGGGGAAGGCAACGACTATGTCGGTAAGGGGCTTTCCGGTGGACGCCTGGTGATCTATCCGCCTTCACACTCCAAGATCGGCAAGGCGGAAGAGAACATCATCGTCGGCAATACCGTGCTCTACGGCGCGATCTCCGGCGAGTGTTATTTCAATGGTGTTGCGGGCGAGCGCTTCTGCGTACGCAACTCCGGTGCCACCGCGGTCGTGGAGGGCGTGGGTGACCACGGCTGTGAATATATGACTGGTGGCGTCGTGGTCTGCCTTGGATCCACAGGACGCAACTTCGCGGCAGGCATGTCTGGCGGTATCGCCTATGTGCTCGACGAGGAGGGCGGTTTCGAGGATCGCTGCAACATGGCGCAGGTCGAGTTGGAGCCGATACCCGCGGAAGATGATGCCTTGGAAGAGCTGGAGCATCAGGGTGGTGATCTGGAAACCCAGGGCAGGGTTGATGTCAGCCACGATATGACACGTTTTGATGCAACCCGTCTCCGGCAGCTGATCGAGAATCATCTGCACTACACCAACAGCGCGATGGCGAAGAAAATCCTCGACAGCTGGGAGAACTTTCTGCCGAAGTTTGTAAAGGTTATGCCGGTGGAGTATCGCCGGGCCTTGAAAGAGATGCAGGCACAACAGATCAGAGAAGCCGGCAGCAAGGGGGAACGTTAA
- a CDS encoding type IV pilus secretin PilQ family protein, producing MNVMPMAFWRRGENASVAANQKRRGHAVLFLLLLWTLPALVWGGVSLEDIDFSALPGDRVQITLAMSGDVPEPSSFITESPARISLDFAGVSSSLAYKSKQIGIGAAHSVNILEAGNRLRVVVNLLSSVAHRIEAQGGNIVITLDAGGRATAESAEPVAVAETAGHMVQTPVSTETEAGEGIVGVDFRRGETGEGRVLVTLADSAIPVDVREEGSRVVMEFLGTTVPGKLVQSLDVMDFATPVTLVETRPQGNNVVIEITVTGEYDYMAYQTGNVFAVELRGLSKAEKEAQQKERMVFSGERLSLNFQDIEVRSVLQLLADFTELNLVTSDTVSGRITLRLKNVPWDQALDIILKSKGLSMRSNENVIMVAPTEEIAAREQLELESQQKIEELAPLRSEFVQVNYAKAKDLATLLKSSENRLLSERGNVTVDMRTNTLLLQDTAAKLEDIRRLLQKLDIPVRQVLIESRIVIANNDFAKDLGVRFGATFNATSGDSGGLFAGGMPGHLTPGAGVTGIENPAGSGNESLIVNLPATAPSGALNLLVGKVGSYLLQLEISAMQNEGKGEVISSPRVITSDQSKASIKQGVEIPYQEKTSSGATSVSFKEALLKLDVTPHITPDDRIRMDLAINKDNPDFSNSVLGVPPLQTRKIETTVLVDNGETVVLGGVFERTKTKNVDQVPFFGDLPYVGVLFRKNEQKDENGELLIFVTPKILKDSLRVR from the coding sequence ATGAACGTTATGCCTATGGCATTCTGGCGTAGAGGGGAGAATGCCTCAGTCGCTGCTAACCAAAAGAGACGCGGTCACGCTGTACTCTTTTTGCTCCTGTTGTGGACGCTTCCCGCGCTGGTTTGGGGTGGGGTTTCACTTGAGGATATTGATTTCTCGGCGCTTCCCGGAGATCGGGTGCAGATCACACTGGCCATGTCGGGCGATGTGCCTGAGCCGAGCAGTTTCATTACTGAATCCCCGGCCCGTATCTCCCTTGATTTTGCCGGTGTCAGCAGTAGTCTGGCTTACAAAAGCAAGCAGATCGGTATCGGCGCTGCACACAGTGTCAATATCCTGGAAGCGGGAAACCGGCTGCGAGTGGTGGTCAATCTGTTGAGCTCAGTGGCTCACCGTATTGAGGCTCAGGGCGGTAACATTGTGATCACCCTTGATGCTGGGGGCCGCGCTACTGCGGAGTCTGCCGAACCGGTGGCCGTTGCAGAGACTGCAGGACATATGGTGCAGACCCCTGTGTCTACGGAGACAGAGGCGGGTGAGGGGATCGTCGGAGTTGATTTTCGTCGTGGCGAAACCGGTGAAGGCCGTGTGCTTGTCACGCTCGCAGATTCCGCTATCCCGGTCGACGTGCGGGAAGAGGGAAGCCGCGTTGTGATGGAGTTCCTCGGCACCACGGTTCCGGGAAAACTGGTCCAGAGCCTGGACGTGATGGATTTCGCAACGCCGGTGACGCTTGTCGAGACCAGGCCACAGGGAAACAATGTGGTGATAGAGATCACGGTAACCGGCGAATACGATTACATGGCCTATCAGACAGGCAATGTCTTTGCCGTTGAGTTACGGGGCCTGAGCAAGGCGGAAAAAGAGGCGCAACAGAAAGAGCGCATGGTCTTCTCCGGTGAGCGTCTCTCACTTAATTTTCAGGATATTGAGGTGCGTTCCGTACTGCAATTGCTGGCGGATTTCACCGAACTCAATCTGGTTACCAGTGATACGGTCAGCGGCCGCATTACACTGCGTTTGAAGAATGTTCCCTGGGATCAGGCGTTGGATATCATCCTGAAATCCAAAGGTCTCTCCATGCGCAGCAATGAAAATGTGATCATGGTTGCGCCAACGGAAGAGATCGCGGCACGCGAGCAGTTGGAGTTGGAGTCGCAACAGAAGATCGAAGAGCTGGCCCCACTGCGTTCCGAATTTGTACAGGTCAATTATGCCAAGGCTAAGGACTTGGCGACGCTGCTGAAGTCCTCGGAGAATCGTCTGCTTTCCGAGCGTGGTAATGTGACCGTGGACATGCGAACCAATACCCTGCTGCTGCAGGATACAGCGGCAAAACTGGAAGATATTCGCCGTTTGTTGCAGAAGCTGGATATCCCGGTGCGTCAGGTATTGATCGAATCCAGGATTGTGATTGCCAACAACGACTTTGCCAAGGATCTGGGTGTTCGTTTCGGCGCCACGTTTAACGCGACTTCCGGTGACAGTGGTGGGTTGTTTGCCGGCGGTATGCCTGGCCACCTCACACCCGGTGCCGGTGTCACCGGCATCGAGAATCCCGCGGGTTCAGGTAATGAGTCGCTGATTGTCAATCTACCGGCGACTGCGCCATCCGGGGCATTAAACCTGCTGGTGGGCAAGGTGGGCTCATACCTCCTGCAACTGGAGATCTCCGCGATGCAGAATGAGGGCAAGGGCGAGGTCATCTCCAGTCCCCGGGTGATCACTTCCGACCAGAGCAAGGCTTCCATCAAGCAGGGTGTCGAGATCCCCTATCAGGAGAAAACCTCCAGTGGCGCCACTTCTGTGAGCTTCAAGGAGGCTTTATTGAAGTTGGACGTAACACCTCATATCACGCCCGATGACCGGATCCGGATGGATCTGGCGATCAACAAAGATAATCCTGACTTCTCAAATAGCGTTTTGGGTGTGCCGCCGCTCCAAACCCGAAAGATAGAAACCACCGTGTTGGTTGATAACGGTGAAACGGTGGTTCTGGGTGGCGTTTTTGAACGCACCAAGACCAAGAACGTCGATCAGGTTCCTTTCTTTGGTGATCTTCCCTACGTGGGTGTGTTGTTCAGGAAAAATGAACAGAAGGATGAGAACGGTGAGCTGCTGATCTTCGTGACGCCCAAGATTCTCAAAGATTCATTACGGGTTCGCTGA
- the aroB gene encoding 3-dehydroquinate synthase — MNAVVNRLEVDLGERGYPIYIGAGIHANADYYRPHISGTQVMVVTNETIAPLYLKNALQALDGFEVASVILPDGEQFKTLEVLSRIYTALLEQRFTRKCTLVALGGGVIGDMTGFAAASYQRGVPFIQVPTTLLSQVDSSVGGKTGVNHPLGKNMIGAFYQPKAVLADITTLNTLDDRQLASGISEVIKYGLINDRPFFEWLEANMEALLAREPEALTYAIERSCRDKAEVVAADEKEAGQRALLNLGHTFGHAIETGMGYGEWLHGEAVAAGMCMAADLSRRLGWIDGKDFERTCRLIEQAGLPTDPPKALSSEQFMALMAVDKKVLDGKLRLVLLRGIGESVVSDDFDHEMLQESLGVCLV, encoded by the coding sequence TTGAACGCAGTAGTTAACAGGCTTGAAGTGGATCTGGGGGAACGCGGATATCCTATCTACATCGGTGCCGGTATCCACGCCAACGCAGATTACTACCGCCCTCATATCAGTGGCACGCAGGTTATGGTGGTAACCAATGAAACCATCGCGCCGCTCTATCTGAAAAATGCCCTGCAGGCATTGGATGGCTTCGAGGTTGCCAGTGTCATTCTGCCGGATGGTGAGCAGTTCAAGACCCTGGAAGTCCTCAGCCGGATCTACACCGCACTGCTGGAACAGCGCTTTACCCGCAAATGCACCCTGGTTGCCCTCGGCGGAGGTGTGATTGGTGACATGACCGGTTTTGCCGCCGCCTCCTACCAGCGGGGGGTGCCCTTCATTCAGGTGCCGACCACGCTGCTTTCCCAGGTCGACTCTTCGGTGGGTGGCAAGACGGGTGTGAACCACCCGCTGGGCAAAAACATGATTGGGGCCTTCTATCAGCCCAAAGCCGTACTGGCGGATATAACGACACTCAATACCCTGGATGACAGGCAGTTGGCATCGGGTATCTCCGAAGTGATCAAATACGGACTCATCAACGACCGCCCATTTTTCGAATGGCTGGAGGCCAATATGGAAGCCCTGCTGGCCCGTGAACCTGAAGCGCTGACCTATGCCATAGAGCGCTCCTGCCGGGACAAGGCGGAAGTGGTGGCGGCGGATGAGAAAGAGGCGGGTCAGCGGGCTCTGCTGAATCTTGGACACACTTTTGGCCATGCCATAGAGACCGGCATGGGCTACGGTGAGTGGCTGCATGGCGAGGCGGTCGCCGCCGGTATGTGCATGGCAGCGGACCTTTCGCGTCGATTGGGCTGGATTGATGGTAAAGATTTTGAGCGCACCTGTCGCCTTATTGAACAGGCTGGACTGCCGACGGATCCGCCGAAGGCGCTCTCCAGCGAGCAGTTCATGGCGCTGATGGCTGTGGACAAGAAAGTATTGGACGGAAAGCTGCGGCTGGTGCTCTTGCGTGGGATTGGAGAGTCGGTGGTCAGCGACGATTTTGACCATGAGATGTTGCAGGAATCCTTGGGAGTCTGTCTGGTTTAA
- the aroK gene encoding shikimate kinase AroK — protein sequence MKRNQNLFLVGPMGAGKTTVGKQLAEALGMTFEDSDREIQRRTGVDIPTIFEFEGEEGFRNRERAVIDDLSAQEGVVLATGGGAILDADNRRNLSSRGIVVYLYCTPEQQYDRTYRDRNRPLLQTENPLAKLESLMEQRDPLYRQTADLVVITEQRNTQSVAREVQEKLESLD from the coding sequence ATGAAACGAAATCAGAATCTTTTTCTTGTGGGACCGATGGGTGCCGGCAAGACGACCGTTGGCAAACAGCTGGCGGAAGCACTGGGTATGACGTTCGAGGACAGTGATCGGGAGATCCAGCGTCGAACCGGCGTGGATATCCCCACGATCTTCGAGTTCGAGGGTGAGGAGGGCTTTCGTAACAGGGAGCGGGCCGTCATCGACGACCTCTCTGCGCAGGAAGGCGTCGTGCTGGCAACCGGAGGTGGCGCTATCCTGGATGCGGACAACCGGCGCAATCTCTCCTCCAGAGGCATAGTGGTCTATCTCTACTGCACGCCTGAGCAGCAGTACGACCGGACCTATCGTGATCGCAATCGACCGTTGTTGCAGACCGAGAATCCTCTGGCCAAACTGGAGAGTTTGATGGAGCAGCGGGACCCCCTCTACCGACAGACTGCGGATCTGGTGGTGATTACCGAACAGCGTAACACTCAATCCGTGGCTCGCGAGGTTCAGGAAAAACTGGAATCGTTGGATTAG
- a CDS encoding AAA family ATPase yields MANSDNYFSTLELAQRQDLIRHLIENSEVVPLVRGPGGIGKSAMAAQIQLHAPDAWVISHFDADPTLQPELMLAHIARGFGLADEHPSLMDLLIDHFEHLHQQGRVPVVLLDDAQLLPPASLITLLRLFEHQVEGISQVSIVLFANTQIDLLLATPQLQAMSHHALHIIDMPVMGFEAANAFMGYLIKAEGLPETLALDDDLLGRILRETQGRIGPLGESILEAISTRPLRSGGAKSGQSTFRWLLIAASALIVGGVLWFQDEINRLFVTGKSALPNVEERQQAIPAQQEVLTLDRRTIEPVQERAPVVEVIPEADSASAEDQYLAEIDVKEPPIEVPVEIEQGGETIDAAPQSEEPVPQTELQSAETDKPLAESAAVSESEEEVSEVAQTETVREQIEEPAIEPEVLPKKARLPEVVPEPQVPADPLDRNNWLLEQNPEHYTLQLIGVEQLASLRRFVKRHGLEKQAGYIRTKRKGKAWYVLLWGVYPERDAAQKAKRKLPRSLKSRDAWARTVGSLQQELNASLP; encoded by the coding sequence GTGGCAAATTCCGATAACTATTTCAGCACGTTGGAGCTTGCTCAGCGGCAGGATCTCATCCGCCACCTGATCGAGAATAGTGAAGTCGTGCCCTTGGTGCGTGGTCCTGGTGGTATCGGAAAGAGTGCCATGGCGGCACAGATACAGCTCCATGCGCCTGACGCCTGGGTGATCAGCCATTTCGATGCGGACCCGACACTGCAGCCCGAGCTGATGCTTGCGCATATCGCCCGTGGTTTTGGGCTGGCAGATGAACATCCAAGCCTGATGGATCTGCTGATTGATCACTTTGAGCATCTACACCAGCAGGGGCGTGTGCCGGTTGTTCTCCTGGATGATGCACAACTGCTGCCGCCTGCCAGCCTGATTACACTGCTGCGTCTGTTTGAACATCAGGTGGAGGGAATCTCCCAGGTCAGTATTGTCCTCTTTGCCAACACCCAGATTGATCTACTCCTGGCGACGCCCCAGTTGCAGGCCATGTCTCACCATGCGTTGCATATCATCGATATGCCGGTAATGGGATTTGAAGCCGCCAATGCATTCATGGGTTATCTGATCAAGGCCGAGGGGTTGCCTGAAACGCTTGCCCTGGACGATGACCTTCTCGGTCGGATACTTCGTGAAACTCAGGGACGAATTGGGCCGCTCGGGGAGTCGATCCTTGAAGCCATCAGCACCAGACCGCTCCGGTCCGGGGGGGCGAAGTCGGGCCAGTCCACCTTTCGTTGGTTGCTGATAGCTGCGTCAGCGCTGATTGTTGGCGGGGTGCTGTGGTTTCAGGATGAGATCAATCGTCTGTTCGTTACAGGAAAATCAGCGCTGCCAAATGTAGAGGAGAGGCAGCAGGCCATACCGGCGCAGCAGGAGGTGCTGACCCTTGATCGTCGCACCATTGAGCCGGTGCAGGAGAGGGCGCCTGTAGTGGAGGTGATTCCGGAAGCCGACTCTGCATCGGCCGAGGATCAATATCTCGCCGAGATAGATGTCAAGGAGCCGCCAATCGAGGTTCCCGTGGAAATTGAACAGGGGGGCGAGACGATTGATGCGGCGCCGCAGTCTGAAGAGCCGGTGCCGCAGACTGAGCTGCAGTCTGCCGAAACAGATAAACCATTGGCGGAGTCTGCTGCGGTCTCTGAATCTGAAGAGGAGGTGTCTGAGGTGGCTCAGACCGAAACCGTACGGGAGCAGATTGAGGAGCCAGCCATCGAGCCGGAAGTTCTCCCGAAAAAGGCACGGCTGCCGGAGGTGGTTCCTGAGCCGCAGGTGCCGGCTGATCCCTTGGACAGGAACAACTGGTTGCTCGAACAGAATCCTGAGCACTACACATTGCAGTTGATCGGTGTCGAGCAGCTCGCCTCGCTGCGGCGGTTTGTGAAGCGACATGGCTTGGAAAAACAGGCGGGATATATCAGGACAAAGCGCAAGGGCAAGGCGTGGTATGTGTTGCTCTGGGGTGTCTATCCTGAACGCGATGCGGCGCAGAAGGCGAAACGAAAACTGCCCCGTTCTCTGAAGAGTAGAGATGCTTGGGCGCGTACTGTGGGTTCGCTACAGCAGGAACTGAATGCATCGCTTCCGTGA